The sequence gagatagattttttttagcaacatGTTTTAGCTATTACATTTTATTCGTTTTGGGGTAAGTATGGTGAAAAgcgtttgaaattaaattttgtgatattattcatacgcaaattactttactcttacATATAATTGTTAGTCTTAGTAACATCCACTTCAGTGCaatactaaaaaaaattatattgtcgattgaatcccaagtaacaattgaggttgtatcagagttttatagcgttcttcaaaacctaatctcaaaaccttccatgcagtcatcgcagtttccacaacctcctgtagatttctatttaaccatgttacagccagttggcccagttttattgcaatcattaaaacctgatatgcgttccagttcagaaccaacggttttataataaacttcaagtctcacataaaacatgcaacacaAAACCTCCTCCAGACTTGGTGGTTTTGAGAACTACTATATAACCATGATACAACCACTTCATGACTATGATATAACAAACAAGCCGATAATCAGACAGCTGTCAACTCTCAGGTCGATTATTTGTTTATCGTTTGTACTCGAATAGGAATATGTTTTTCTTCCTGCATTATATGGATTAcatgtcagcaacaaaaatttaagaattattatcagccatgttcaataaaagttcatatCTGGCTTTTAGTGTTCTATGCATGTTTGAAGGCGTGCCAGAGATTTTTCATGGTGAAACCATGATAAATAATCAGTATTTTAACAATGCGCTtcgttaatttgttattatttagaaatttttatgtttaattaATTGCCTTAACTAAttactttcaaaataatttcaatgaataaccactttgtttgatcaaataatcaaagcatTATTCTTAAAACTTATTTAGATGATCAATTTTACTGTTATAAAGTTGAAACAAAAATGTgcatgatattttgattatgaaatacattattttttcatatcggcgacatttttttcgaataaaactttgattACATAAAATATGCCTCTATATAACCACTACTCCTGAACTGGCCCTATCTTGGCATTTGAAACAACTAGAGGTTTTATCTTGGCCTTTATCAAGACCATGTTACGACTAGCAAGTTTTATCTTTGTCAAACTAAAAGCTTGGtagttttatatataatgaCAACATGACAATTCGTAGACAGAtacaaaaaaacccagattaatccacctagcggtgatggcgcctttctcgcgcaaaaaggtaataaatgcagcctttacgcttacacctcgatgatgtacaagaaaggcaaaacagttacaccgtctaatgttatgatagaaaatttacactagtagacgacagatggcgctgccaaaagtttctcgaatttcctatgttcgaattttgactttcggacaatatcatagtactatgaaactgaacgaagagcatacttacgcctaaatgcgtgcaacacgagcatctttatagtacgatgaaactcttaatgggaagcgacggataaaatattcataaatgcaaggcatttttcataacacattattgttctatgtgactatgtctcatcactattttaatattatctattttttgcaatttgcaattattatgaaattcaatagtgatcaacagcgttttagtctctgtcggatgcaacttgttgcaagaaaatcggttaagagtttctatgtgaaaatttggctaatgttttttatggcattttgtgcacacacacacgcacacacatacacacacacacgcacacacggacagacagacatttgttcagctcatcgagctgagtcgaatggtatataacactatgggtctccgggacttctatcaaaagttcgattttggagtgaaatgatagcctttcggtacaacttagttgtacgagaaaggcaaaaatcataaacatacatttttttGCCCTTGGCATCGCATGCAGGTAATTCTAAAAAAAGGATTATAATTAAACAGCATATAGTGACAATTGTTAAATGGAACATGTTGAGCCATAAAAGTGTTTTACTGTGTTAAAGTGGTAAAGCATGTATGgatgaaatacatattttcattcCCCTTATCATCGGCAAATGCTGTTTAAACAGTTTTTTCGATGGCCTAAATATataagggaactgctcctggatttcatctcatggctccgatgttcatcccataaaaagcagagcaatggaaaggtatttgatttgcaatttttttttcagcaggagCACTTATGTTGACAAAAAAAGGGACGAACTTAATACCGTATTTCTTTGCTTTCCGATAAGATAAatgtatgttcagtgagatggagatcaaaacagttcccctacatcatTCACGACGTAGAAAAACTGcagttgggattttttttattttcgactgaaatcgaaatgaaaagacttccgtgggtcaaacaatttgtgctgaatTTGAAATTTGGGTTCTATCCATTGTTGTAGTAGTTGAAAGCTTCGTATTCCTATGCAGGTCTTCTTCAGGATTAAAGGTTATATGTGGGTTTTATACAGGACTTTACGAAGCTTGGTAGCTTTTATAAGTcttgatcaaaaccaacatataaCTAAACTGTTGGCTTtatgtcagttccattttttagctctgaggaggaactcaggagcgttataaaacctaaagagctgtggttttatattggaaCTCAAAACGTAGTTTTCAAGTACTCTTGCGGATCTGATTAAATGACAactgtataaaaccaaaataaaactttaagcatttctacatgccgtaataaaacctctataaaactagcataaatctTTGAAGCATTgcgattgttacttgggatgtgttGTGAGTTCTAGGTACGCAATCCTCATTTATTGGTTAAACTGTCATCTCATGATACCCCTTGGTAGTTTCATCACTtatagaaattgtaaacatatcGTATGaaatatataatatgtataataagactacggtgggctggtcacgttgttcgtatgccggaaaaacgtcaagcgaagataatatttagtagagaacccggaagaggccgcaggattcgtagaaggccgcgtacacgatggctttttgcagttgaagagaacctgatggcgctcaatgttcagggcgactggaagcgattggcccagaatcgagtccagtggagaaggatactccattcggcgtaggttcatcgaagagctgtagcccatcaagtatcaagtaagtataatAAGTATGAAGCAAGTAAGTATGAGAGAACCAACGCCTTCGGGGTGCAACTTACTCTAATTCTGATCGATTATGGAGTAGCAATAATTCTTATATACAGCCGGTCATCAAGAGACGCCATGGTACCCGTAGACACAGCTTTATTCTATAACACTATTGACGATAAAGGAACGAGAAAAATGTGGATGCGATGTTTGTGATCATAATAACTCGTTTTTTTTCGTACGTACGTATTGTGTACGTAATGATGGCCATTGGagcaattccaactaacaaGCAAGTTTGGGAACCTATGCATCCTTCTGTTATAGAATTCTGGAGCTCCGTAATTGTTCTGGGAATTTATTATTTGTaaatactggtgtaatgatgtcccatggggttctacaactgacacacacgctcaggatcctatgaatcactctgttcgCCTCGTAGACTTCCAATATCCGAACTCAAAAatcgtttggagtaccgtagatattctggaaatgtttaaattttcatattctggtgtaatgatgtctcatgggtTTACAACTAACACATAAGCTGAGTTGCCTTTGAACCACTCTGTTGGTCATGTAGAACCctaagatctgaattcaagaatgatttggagtaccgtagatattctggaaatattgtattttgtatatactggtgtaatgatgttccatggggcttctccaactaacacacaagctcggaaatcaattaatcactctgttggtcttgaagacctccaatatctgaattcaaaaaaaatgatttggattcccgcaggaactgttggtcttgtaggcctccaagatctgaactcaagaattgtttggagtaccatagatattctgggaatgttgtatTTTGAATATACTGCTGTAATGATGTTCCACGgagcttctccaactaacagacaagctcaggaccctatgaatcactctgttggtattgtaggcctccaagatctgaactcaagaatagtttggagtaccgttcaAGTTCTGGTtacactgcgatttgataaaaatagtttaattatgtctcaagtagcatTGCAAACTTCAAattaggattgaggccccgtaaaacgctttgtcaTTTACGTAGATCAttaagatctgaactcaagaaaggtttggaagccctagaagatcccaaaaaaaatattttaccccatatttctactttttcatggtttgtatacgtttttgaagcagaatgtccaaaatttatgttgaaatacgacgaaaaaaaaatccgtattgaatcggtttaaaggaaaatttacacaaaacaaattttaacgTAGTGAAAGTAAAGGGAAGAATTGTGAAATCTTTTAATTGTTTAAATGGATTTGTTGTCCAAGAAAGCCAAAAAGAAGTATTACGAATATACGAATGAGATGAAACGCCGGATCCGTTACCCTATACACACAGCACAATTATCTCCTTGATTTTCACGTAGACAAAACTGTCCATATAGAAGCGCACACTTCTATCATTATTTAATAAGATTTTTTCACTCGCCAGTCACTCCACTTGAAAGCAGTTCAAAACAATGTGCATTACACGATTGACTGTTTTCACATTCATAGCTACGtgtttgatttcatttttaGCCGCCGAGGATGTGGCGGTGGCGCCCCTTCCCGAATGGCTCGTATATTCCGTGCAACCCAAATTGAACATTCAAATTTTGGAACCGCGCGGAATTCAGATTTGGTCCCGATacaaatcaaaatatttaagCTTCGGTGTTGAGTTATATGTGAATCCAACTAACAGCGATGGTGAATCACCGTTAGATTGTGATCTATGCCGAAATGTTAGCCAGCCCATTGATGGGAAGTTTTTCATTCAGGATGATCATCTGCAGGTGAAACTGGGTGATACTATAAAGTACCGCGTAGTCAAAGTTAAGGCACAGGAAGTCAAACTGTCACCGTGGAAATACGTTTTCGTTGATCGTGAGCATATTATCatagaaagtaaaaaaaaatacgcatTAATGCGGATTAATTTGGATTCAATTTCAGAGAAGCTATTTTTCGACTCCCAAACCTACTGTGCTCCACAATGCCAACGTTCGGAAGAAGCTGGGAAAATTCGTTACCTAGAGCGGTTTCTGGAGAACATGCTCTCCAACCACGATGAATTGGCACATATTTCGGAGCAATTATTCTTTCCTATGGATCAAGCCAACGTTTTTGTTGATAACGCAGAGCGATTCGTCAAGGCCCGTTTGTATACGGTCGATCAGTTGAGGCCTCTGGTAGATCGAGTGAAATATTGCTACTTGGCATCTGACGGAGTGGGATTTCAAATGCATACAGTATTGGAAAAGCTAAAAGTGCTAGAAGCTGCAAGAGAAGAGCTTGGTTTGTTGGACTTTGATGAGTATTTTATTGTTCCTAGTCCGAGTGTATCAGTggatgaaaattaaatattaaaaaaaaggtCCAAGTGAACATATACAtacttccctagcagcacacatgttccacataggttactgtaacttatatgtgaccggattcagtcacagtcaagttgctgcaacagtttttgtctgacttgtgctgctcgggttgtaTAATCTGCTATAACTGCATTAAATTCATATTGTTTAGGGTCAATTTAAGTGAAAATACTCAACTGGCATTACGTGACCTGATTTTCGGAGCtcattttttctttgtttctttAAAATGCTCGATGTCAAGCATCATAAATTCAACGTTGGTTGAATGCAAATATAACATTTTTGTGAAATTTAttaaatagggtatctgtttcattattaataacatgctcctatgtcaataacattcgcaaaacaggctatttacgctcaatttgtgtcgtgtttcgaTGTTATCcaacgtgctcactgctgaaaaaatcataaaaattaggTATAAAACAAATTGCGCATCAATTCGTTGTTTTcaaatggtattgatttgggttcctggtatgaattcaaggagcagttctcCGAAATATACCAGTGAATCTCTTTTAGACCTTTAAGAGTTTTAGACTTCCCCTAACAAAGACAATGAAAAAAACTTTTAGACTTCTTTCAAATCCGAACTTTCGATAGAATATCCAGGTAGCAGAAGTTTAAGAAAACAATCGACAGCAGTGCACAAAAAACAACAGTCCAGAATATAAACACAGTAACAAGTGACTTTTATTATCTACATGAGAAATGCAATCAAAACAGTCCAATAGTGTTGTGCAAGAGAGTTATTCATACGTGCTTGATTTAATGGCCCATGACTTTTgtggttttgaatttattcaaacaTTACTTTTGGCATTAAAGACGACTGAGTTCGAACTCCGCTCCGGTACggtctaataaaaaaaaatttacttgtTTAGTAGGTAATAAGACGCGACAATATCCCGATTGCAACAAATGAAGGAAatgaaagaaaggaagaaggtgaACTATTAGACACTCTTTAGACTTTTTCGATGTAAATATGTAAACTGAAATGCTTTTCCTATATTTGATTGCTAGATTTCATGTAAACAGAAGTTACACATTTTTTACGAAATTGGtattaagaaaaattattaagaatGACGGCAGATAATGTAGAATTTCTGTATAATTTGTAAAATCAAGTACCTACATGACAAATGTGTTGCTCGAATCGGTATCAGCTGTTCAAAACCAGACTCTCACTGTCCCATTCCACATATTCCTGTAGGCTTCCGTAAAGATATTTATAAACACCGTACTGTACATATGTGCTGGTTACAGCCTTCAATGTTAACACCTGTAGCATCGAATTAGCGCAAACACCAACTCTTTATGCCTAGCTTTTGGAAGAACGAACAAAAGTATGGTGTGTTGAACTGATGctttggtttgaattttggcACTCGCATCCGAAGTCTGGTGTTCGTGTTATGTTTGATACTCCCAAACAGATTTTCAGTCAGACaaataccatgcgtctccactgtagtggtgcaatttatcaacaatgcctgctgagtgtgattcttttgttttgtatttttctctgctcctctttgcctatgacggttagggtgggacaaaattttattttcacttcctGCATGGTTTTTGCACGCCTCTTGGGTCCTATAATGCTTATGCGAAATTTCAGATCAATCggtgaaactatattttagcgccggcgattttaattttccataggatttaCTATGGGGAAGTTTAcctttacaaagaaaaaatccccaaggtgtcccattattctctaacgataaatcgatccaactacatcataggaaattttaccagcaaactttcattggaagaccgcaaagtgatccgacgctcgtgaaaaatgttatttacataaaactaattgctgtatGAACGCAAGGCTCATTGCACTTTTTGTTTCAGCATCACTGCCGTCTGCTGCTCGCTGTTGTTTGTACGAGGCACCACTTTGCGTGAAGCATTCGCTTAGCATGAATGAAAAGCGGGTTACTAGGGATACGTTTATTGGCTTTGCTGTTTGAGTCTTCGTCCTTCTAGGTAGAAGAAAAtcaaccaaatttcaatgaaggtgtGATTAACAAAAAGAGGCATGTAACGAACACTTTCCACACATCATGCAACGAAGCGATAATAGATGCAAGGTATAGGTTGGAGCCTCTCATTCTCGACGTCAATAGTTCGAAGCTGGTCTGAACGGGGATTTTTTTGGTACTGGTAatctttttgatatttatatttatattcccaAATACtaattttcgagaaaattttcagtATTTCTAAAAGATTTAGATAAGATATACAGATACAAATATGTtgggattttaaatgtattttcagccatatatttggagcatgcaaatagacGCAATATTTAATCGATCTTATTGTTcctttaaatttaaataaattcaaactgGGCCTGCTTGTAAAACTCAGTCAAATTTAAatgaatatcaaatgttaattcGTAATTTTAcaagtcgttgaattttcaaaactatttgctgtgtattTGTGATACTGATTTGCCAAGAGGATAATTTAATGAACTTGCTCTGCTGCATTGATACTTGATTGACATGCCGATTATTCAAATCGAAGACTTCTAAATTGTGAAATAGTTTAGGAGATTCCTAGATTTGTTTTGCTTCGAGTTGAAAATATCTTTAATACAGATTATAGAAAAAATCTAGATTGTATGAGAGATGATTTTCACATCAAAATatatatagcggaagtaaatggaagtttgaagtattttaactatgtaacattttcccctaagacgatcaatattaattatttcacatcacttcataattaaaaaaaaaatacacggctGACAGAATAGTTTGTATGAAAGTCAAAGGAATACCCtttgaaaaatagaaaattagtTATAATTCAAGTCTTTGATTGGCATATCAATCAAATATCAAGGAAGCAAAGCAACTTCATTAAATTATTctcttctgaaatcagtatcacAAGAATCATATCTCAGTCTTTTAGAAACACCAGAAAGCTTCTAGAAAGTAAGAATATGGaaatataaagaatttcctaaagaataccagtatcgaaaaaaaatcccgctCAGACCAGCTTCGAACTATTGACGTCGAGAATGAGAGGCCCCAACCTATACCTCGCGACTATAGTCGCTTCGTTGCATTGTGTGTGGAAAGTGTGCGTTACATGCCTCTTTTTGTTAATCacaccttcattgaaatttggttgaTTTTCTTCTACCTAGAAGGACGAAGACTCAAACAGCAAGGCCAATAAACGTATCCCTAGTAACCCGCTTTTCATTCATACTAAGCGAATCCTCCACGCAAAGTGGTGCCTCGTACAAACAACAGCAAGCAGCAGACGGCAGTGATGCTGAAACAAAAAGTGCAATGAGCCTTGCGTTCatacagcaattagttttatgtaaataacatttttcacgagcGTCGGATCACTTTGCGGTCTTCCAATGAAAGTTTGCTGATAAAATTTCCTATGATGTAGTTGGATCGATTTATCGTTAGAGAATAATGGGACACCTTGGGGATTATTCCTTTGTAAagataaatttccccatagtaaatcctatggaaaattaaaatcgccggcgctaaaatatagtttcaccGATTGATCTGAAATTTCGCACAAGCATTGTAAGACCCAAAAggcttctgaaaaatatgagggaacgaaaatttatttttttcatatatccaTGTCCCAGGCTaatgacggtgcctttcagtcagcaaggcaaagcaggagtagcttagcaaactcggtttgccaacagcgggctgaagctgatgatcattcggcacaaatttcctgtcattgtctttcaagtgatagtattcacccatgcatttggCAAGTGGcaagtgtaaagtgagaaataacGAGTGAGAGGTGGAaattaagtagtgagaagtgaaaattgaataGTGAGGCGTGAGAAGTAAGACGGGAGAAGTGatcagtgagaaatgagaagtaaaatgtGAGCAGGGAGtcgtgaaaaatgagaagtgagtggtgagaagaGAGGAGTgacaagtgagtagtgagaagtgaaaagttagaaggaagaagtaaaaaaatgaaatataatatcaagaagaatgaaaaaagaggatggaagaattaaaaataaaaaagggagaagaaaaatgtgaaaggaagtaggaagaagggagaagggaggaggaataaagaaaaaggGATAAGGTAGAGGGAAGCAGGAagtagaaaaaaggaagaagaaagtgtttttttcctatagggaaaaagtaagaagtaagaatgaataaggaagatcattgcgttccggagttattaaaaaaatccacccttgaaaaaaaagtcaagatcgatttttttaactactgcaatgcatttaaaaaaaaacaaaaatttatatgagaaaTGATAGAAATatctgaatctatctccctaaagtgcaatttataAATCTTCTATGTGCTTTTCTCAAttcattttataatacacgagagaGGCACCTTCGCCGCTAGGTAGAttatcctggattttttttctttattagagtgattgtTTTTCGTTGGCTGAATTTCATCACTTAGTTAGTAACTGTGATATGGACCTCCCTTTTCGGCGATAGCCAacaaaatatcatatttcaCCATTTAAGTATActctcttctctcttctcttcagtttcttcattggcattacataccacactgggacattgccgcctcgcagcttagtgttcattaagcacttccgcagatattaactgcaaggtttctaagccaagttaccattttcgcattcgtatatcatgaggctaacacgatggtacttttatgcccagggaagtcaaggcaatttccaaaccgaaaattacgtagaccggcaccggggattgaacccagccaccctcagcgtggtcttgctttgtagccccgCATCTTACcctacggctaaggagggcgggAGTATACTAGTATATAGAAATTTCAGCAGATCCAGAGATCATTGTTGAACCTGTCTGGGAATATGCATGAAAATAGCCAATTCAATTTTTTGCTTCATATTAGCAAGCTATGGATTTTTCTTATTAGTTTTCTCCAGTCGattacaaaacactgaagaagttttcaagtagagactcaaaactcaaatgggccaaacacaattgatacgtttgcgtgcgttttgacagttttctcatgggaaaactgtcaaaacgcacgcaaacgtatcaattgtgtttggcccaaaAGTATGTATCGCTTACGAACAGCAAGTCAAGAAGTATACCTTTCGCGTTCACAAGATCATTGATATGGTGTATTCCAGAATATAACAAGGACTCAGATACGGCAAGCTCATAAGGCGCTCAGATTGGTATCCATATCTTCATATTTGAAATGCCAAACTAGAGGTTAAGTCCGAGGCATACGATACATTGAATCCACGAGTTTCGTGTATATATTCTGACAGCTTTACCAGTTGctttccatcgtccgctgaactgacttAGTCGTCTCCTCCGCTGCAAGTACTCTCAATGCCATTTAAGTGTTTCTCAAAGTGCTGCGTTCACcattcgatcaccacacgttcgtccgtcaagatgcttctTTCGT comes from Armigeres subalbatus isolate Guangzhou_Male chromosome 2, GZ_Asu_2, whole genome shotgun sequence and encodes:
- the LOC134217445 gene encoding uncharacterized protein LOC134217445; translated protein: MCITRLTVFTFIATCLISFLAAEDVAVAPLPEWLVYSVQPKLNIQILEPRGIQIWSRYKSKYLSFGVELYVNPTNSDGESPLDCDLCRNVSQPIDGKFFIQDDHLQVKLGDTIKYRVVKVKAQEVKLSPWKYVFVDQKLFFDSQTYCAPQCQRSEEAGKIRYLERFLENMLSNHDELAHISEQLFFPMDQANVFVDNAERFVKARLYTVDQLRPLVDRVKYCYLASDGVGFQMHTVLEKLKVLEAAREELGLLDFDEYFIVPSPSVSVDEN